A part of Vulcanisaeta moutnovskia 768-28 genomic DNA contains:
- a CDS encoding helix-turn-helix domain-containing protein, with amino-acid sequence MVEYEGFITDIMIRIAGDIVLSENPGKGIRKWREFFEMSQAELAARLGTSPSVISDYESGRRKSPGSQFIKRVVKALVDYELEKGGQKLYILSRQLGGERFWEAIIDMRDFDIPIEINEFIKSIGAIMAVGPEGYADIHGYTVVDSLKLVLDVPSHEYLKLYGSTTQRAAVFTNVRYGRSPLIAIKSMLAFTNLRPAIVVMHGVDRPDYLGIEIARRERIPLAVVNSSIDELLTALRNIAERQKSTIK; translated from the coding sequence ATGGTCGAGTATGAGGGTTTTATCACGGACATTATGATTAGGATAGCAGGTGACATAGTGCTTTCAGAGAACCCTGGCAAGGGCATTAGGAAATGGCGTGAGTTCTTTGAAATGTCGCAGGCTGAGTTAGCCGCTAGGCTTGGTACTTCGCCAAGCGTTATCAGTGATTATGAGTCTGGGCGTAGGAAGTCGCCTGGTTCCCAGTTCATTAAGAGGGTTGTTAAGGCATTGGTGGATTATGAGTTGGAGAAGGGTGGTCAGAAACTATACATTCTTAGTAGGCAGTTGGGTGGTGAGAGGTTTTGGGAGGCAATAATTGACATGAGGGATTTCGACATACCCATCGAGATTAATGAGTTTATTAAGTCCATAGGCGCTATTATGGCTGTTGGGCCTGAGGGTTATGCGGATATTCATGGGTATACTGTGGTTGATAGTCTGAAGTTGGTTCTTGACGTGCCATCTCACGAATACTTAAAGCTATATGGGAGTACTACGCAGAGGGCCGCCGTATTCACTAATGTTAGGTATGGTAGATCGCCATTAATAGCCATAAAGTCAATGCTTGCATTTACTAATCTAAGACCTGCCATAGTGGTGATGCATGGTGTTGATAGGCCTGATTACCTAGGCATTGAAATAGCCAGGAGGGAACGTATACCGTTGGCAGTGGTTAATAGTTCAATTGATGAATTACTAACGGCCTTAAGAAACATTGCTGAGCGCCAGAAAAGCACTATTAAATAA
- a CDS encoding succinate dehydrogenase/fumarate reductase iron-sulfur subunit, giving the protein MSSQQTSSALQTTVAVEKITITKPPLGSPIRRTYTFRVKRYDPEKRSYYWREYKVELTNHETVLDGLLKIKWNQDATLSFRYSCRMGICGSCGMIINGVPRLACETKPYDLGTEVITVEPLSNFEPIKDLAADFSNFFEKHISVKPWLIRKDETEQFEKLDTYYPQTEDQLSDYLEFAYCIKCGLCYSACPMVFLNKDYLGPQALAQAYRWSADSRDEGAVLRLKIVDSENGVWSCHYSGTCSKVCPKDVDPALAINLLKNWLLSGKRRR; this is encoded by the coding sequence GTGTCTTCTCAACAAACGAGTAGTGCATTACAGACAACAGTTGCTGTGGAGAAAATAACAATTACGAAACCACCCCTTGGCTCTCCCATTAGGCGTACTTATACATTCAGGGTTAAGAGGTACGACCCAGAGAAGAGGAGTTATTACTGGCGTGAGTATAAAGTCGAGTTAACAAACCACGAAACGGTGCTTGATGGATTACTAAAGATAAAGTGGAACCAAGATGCAACATTATCATTCAGGTATAGTTGTAGGATGGGTATATGCGGTTCCTGTGGCATGATAATAAATGGCGTACCGAGACTTGCCTGCGAGACTAAGCCGTACGACCTAGGTACTGAGGTAATTACTGTTGAACCATTAAGTAATTTCGAACCAATAAAGGACTTAGCTGCAGACTTCTCGAACTTCTTTGAGAAGCATATATCTGTTAAACCCTGGTTAATTAGGAAAGATGAGACTGAGCAATTCGAGAAATTGGATACCTACTACCCACAAACAGAGGATCAACTTAGTGATTACTTGGAATTCGCATACTGCATTAAGTGTGGCCTTTGCTACTCGGCTTGTCCAATGGTTTTCCTAAACAAGGATTACCTAGGGCCACAGGCCCTTGCCCAGGCATATAGGTGGAGTGCTGATAGTAGGGATGAGGGCGCCGTGCTTAGGCTCAAGATCGTTGATAGCGAGAATGGTGTCTGGTCATGCCACTACAGTGGTACCTGCAGTAAGGTTTGCCCTAAGGATGTTGATCCAGCCCTGGCGATAAACCTTTTGAAGAACTGGTTATTAAGTGGTAAGCGTAGGAGGTGA
- a CDS encoding succinate dehydrogenase yields MSMAQQKTKRVPPKWSLWFKGLDEWLLIFQKVSGAILILYLLGHTLVISTALGLGHPSPLTWNAIIGTIEGPAIYGHIHVGTVIEYLIALLAAVHGANGFRLILTQYFGVGLPKPERHTFPRAVPSTKKPGQAWLKYIAVIVIIIFLILATLVAFIW; encoded by the coding sequence ATGAGCATGGCACAGCAAAAGACTAAGAGGGTCCCGCCAAAATGGTCTCTCTGGTTTAAGGGACTTGATGAGTGGTTACTAATCTTCCAGAAGGTCAGTGGTGCAATCCTGATTCTTTACCTACTTGGGCATACACTCGTAATATCCACAGCACTTGGTCTTGGTCATCCTTCACCACTAACATGGAACGCAATAATAGGTACTATAGAGGGACCGGCAATTTATGGACATATACACGTAGGTACGGTAATCGAGTACTTAATAGCGCTGTTGGCGGCGGTACACGGTGCCAATGGGTTTAGGTTAATATTAACGCAGTACTTCGGTGTTGGTCTTCCAAAGCCCGAGAGACACACATTCCCAAGGGCGGTGCCATCAACCAAGAAGCCTGGACAGGCATGGCTTAAGTACATAGCGGTGATCGTCATCATAATATTCCTCATACTAGCAACACTAGTGGCCTTCATATGGTGA
- a CDS encoding pyridoxal-phosphate-dependent aminotransferase family protein translates to MDLDLAPDPLLTVPGPSQIPPRVMRALMRVVDHRSPHFHKLYNDVIEGLRYVFRTSGDVYPITASGTGAVETMVLNFVKPRDTVLVPVFGSFSRRLVNHLRRVGAEVIEINYDLGVAPTYDDLRARVESMGIKQIDVLATVYNDTSPGLVFRDLPKVAKWIRSYGALVLVDNVSALGGDYFEVEPWDIDVAVSSSQKCLAAPPVMSFIAVASSEAYRKAESISHSSIYFDINLMRKFGEKMETPFTPAVNYLFAIREALGIIREVGLDNWIKWHIERGKAILNALTKAGLEPFVRNDYYRSTTVLSFRYPPDTNPDKFRKTVYKLGVSISDGMDEVKGKAFRIGNMGYLTRKDTLTLISAILAVMYNVSNIGDVFKEVLSYWEPQQLSVDEG, encoded by the coding sequence GTGGACCTAGACCTAGCGCCAGACCCACTCCTTACTGTTCCAGGGCCGTCACAAATACCACCTAGGGTTATGAGGGCTTTGATGAGGGTTGTAGATCACAGATCTCCTCACTTCCATAAATTATATAACGACGTGATTGAGGGTTTGAGGTATGTATTTCGAACGAGTGGTGATGTTTACCCAATAACTGCAAGCGGAACTGGTGCTGTTGAAACCATGGTGCTTAACTTCGTTAAACCGAGGGATACAGTCCTCGTGCCCGTATTCGGCAGCTTCAGCAGGAGACTTGTTAATCACCTTAGGAGGGTCGGTGCCGAGGTTATTGAAATAAACTATGACTTAGGCGTAGCCCCTACGTATGATGATTTAAGGGCTAGAGTTGAGTCAATGGGAATTAAGCAAATTGATGTACTTGCCACTGTTTATAATGACACAAGCCCAGGCCTAGTATTTAGGGATTTACCAAAGGTTGCCAAGTGGATTAGGTCCTACGGTGCCTTAGTCCTTGTTGATAATGTATCGGCATTAGGCGGTGATTACTTCGAAGTTGAACCCTGGGATATTGATGTAGCCGTATCCAGTAGCCAAAAATGCCTTGCGGCGCCCCCCGTTATGTCGTTCATCGCCGTAGCATCAAGTGAGGCCTATCGTAAGGCAGAGTCGATAAGCCATTCGAGTATTTACTTCGATATTAATTTAATGAGGAAGTTTGGTGAGAAGATGGAGACGCCATTCACGCCAGCCGTTAATTACCTATTCGCAATCAGGGAGGCTCTGGGCATAATTAGGGAGGTTGGCCTTGATAACTGGATTAAGTGGCACATTGAGAGGGGTAAGGCGATACTCAATGCCCTTACCAAGGCTGGTTTGGAGCCGTTTGTAAGGAATGATTATTATAGATCGACAACTGTATTATCGTTCAGATACCCACCTGATACTAATCCTGATAAGTTCAGGAAGACCGTGTACAAGTTAGGTGTGTCTATCTCTGATGGTATGGATGAAGTTAAGGGCAAGGCCTTTAGGATTGGTAATATGGGTTATTTAACAAGAAAGGATACATTAACGCTAATCTCCGCCATACTTGCTGTAATGTACAATGTGAGTAACATAGGGGATGTATTTAAGGAGGTATTGAGTTATTGGGAACCACAACAATTATCAGTGGATGAGGGCTAG
- a CDS encoding PadR family transcriptional regulator — protein sequence MYHEHGHFGPPPQWFIKRRGLKYLILYLLNNRGPMTGAQIIDEIERLSMGFWRPSPGSVYPALEELETEGLIKVAKVEGTKKYYEITDSGKSFIGLPSVDRTTAAINDFISLTKYIIDNWDIISEADKAKVREILRDLVKTANIQC from the coding sequence ATGTATCACGAACATGGTCACTTCGGACCACCACCGCAGTGGTTCATAAAGAGGAGAGGATTGAAATACCTAATACTATACCTACTTAATAATAGGGGTCCGATGACTGGCGCCCAGATTATTGATGAGATTGAGAGATTATCAATGGGTTTCTGGAGACCAAGCCCTGGCTCTGTCTACCCAGCTCTTGAGGAGCTTGAGACTGAGGGCTTAATTAAGGTGGCTAAGGTTGAGGGTACTAAGAAGTATTATGAGATTACTGATAGCGGTAAGTCGTTCATTGGATTGCCAAGTGTTGACAGGACCACGGCAGCGATTAACGACTTCATATCACTCACTAAGTACATAATTGATAATTGGGACATTATAAGTGAGGCCGATAAGGCCAAGGTTAGGGAGATTCTTAGGGACCTCGTTAAGACGGCAAATATTCAGTGTTAA
- a CDS encoding pyridoxal phosphate-dependent aminotransferase — protein MNNIKSSARGHGGYGWKYGLIDLSSNMNPLGTPKELIYLIEEAVEQSHYSHYPTELGDELREALASYEGIDPSMTYVFNGATEALQMLIMHLRPRRVVIPIPNYSDYIRISRLVNTEIVLTEYWNLGSLSDLILDKITTGTVFMLSNPNSPMGYLIHRDELLSLAEEIKRQGSLVIVDESFMDFVKDNQSLIKYVDEYENIIVVKSYTKFLAIPGLRIGAVYTRINIEDLVPTWPTNSIVEYAVSRFMNHAHEFRELTVNYVYEERSRVFNALRELNINYYDSSTHYFVIKHRPSLGDDLLKFNFLIRDLSNIPPLSKGYFRVSIRSVDIDNEFLNALSKVIQIKH, from the coding sequence ATGAATAACATAAAGAGTAGTGCCAGAGGCCACGGTGGGTATGGATGGAAATACGGATTAATAGACCTTAGCTCTAACATGAATCCATTAGGAACACCCAAGGAGCTTATTTACCTTATTGAGGAAGCCGTTGAGCAGTCCCATTACTCACACTATCCCACTGAGCTTGGTGACGAGCTAAGGGAGGCGCTGGCTAGTTATGAGGGTATTGATCCCAGTATGACCTATGTATTTAATGGCGCTACGGAGGCACTACAAATGCTCATTATGCATCTAAGACCCAGGCGTGTCGTTATACCCATACCCAATTACAGTGATTATATACGCATATCAAGGCTTGTGAACACCGAAATAGTGCTTACTGAGTACTGGAACCTTGGCTCACTGAGTGACTTAATCCTGGATAAGATAACGACTGGTACAGTCTTTATGCTATCAAACCCCAACTCACCAATGGGTTACTTAATACATCGTGATGAATTACTATCACTGGCCGAGGAAATTAAGAGGCAGGGTAGTCTCGTGATTGTTGATGAATCATTCATGGACTTTGTTAAGGATAATCAATCCCTAATTAAGTATGTTGATGAGTATGAAAATATCATTGTAGTTAAGTCCTATACGAAATTCCTCGCAATACCTGGGCTAAGGATTGGTGCTGTGTACACAAGGATCAATATTGAGGATCTAGTGCCAACGTGGCCCACAAACTCAATAGTTGAGTATGCGGTTTCCAGGTTCATGAATCATGCCCATGAGTTTAGGGAATTAACCGTTAATTATGTTTATGAGGAACGAAGCAGGGTGTTTAATGCATTAAGGGAGTTGAATATTAATTACTACGACTCCTCAACCCATTACTTCGTAATTAAGCATCGGCCAAGCCTTGGCGATGATCTTCTTAAGTTCAATTTCCTAATTAGGGACCTATCAAACATACCACCATTATCAAAGGGGTACTTCAGGGTTAGTATTAGGAGCGTGGATATTGATAATGAATTCCTAAATGCATTGTCGAAGGTAATACAAATTAAGCATTAG
- a CDS encoding M20 family metallopeptidase, with amino-acid sequence MGRDDLRSEIPNLVSRLIQIPSVNPPGFTINVAGFIRDWLNEHGFTSEFREYAKDKPNVIARVGRNKPVLILNGHMDVVPPGDDSKWTYSPFSGRIVEDRVYGRGATDMKGGLAVIMTVFAELAPLIEKQGSGTLIFSATADEETGGHPGVEALVRDNVLTGDAAIIAEPSGSSRYYIGEKGLCQVKLVTRGRSAHGSLPVLGENAIMKLIRAISKAEELISEFNSGIKIPSELVNAIKNSAEVYLEAAKASGLNLTLSDFERVVGTVSFNPGVINGGSKINMVPDYAELELDMRIPPGVSPNQVINHLRSGLSSIADIEILDTSEPNYTSPGETIARLVHEGIEKVLGAPPKPVIVTGATDGRYLRARGVPTVVYGPGELALAHAYNEYVTVDDLLKTHDVMTYAVKRFFGV; translated from the coding sequence ATGGGTAGGGATGATTTAAGGAGCGAAATACCAAACCTAGTATCCAGGTTAATCCAGATCCCCAGTGTTAATCCACCTGGTTTCACTATTAATGTTGCTGGTTTCATAAGGGATTGGTTAAATGAACACGGCTTCACAAGCGAGTTTAGGGAGTATGCTAAGGATAAACCCAACGTAATTGCTAGGGTTGGCAGGAATAAGCCAGTGCTTATCCTGAATGGCCACATGGACGTTGTACCACCAGGTGATGACTCTAAGTGGACTTACTCACCATTCTCAGGGAGGATTGTTGAGGACAGGGTCTATGGTAGAGGCGCTACGGATATGAAGGGTGGCTTGGCCGTGATAATGACCGTATTCGCAGAATTAGCACCATTAATCGAGAAGCAGGGCTCTGGAACATTGATTTTCTCGGCAACCGCTGATGAGGAGACTGGTGGTCATCCAGGTGTTGAGGCCCTGGTTAGGGATAATGTTCTCACTGGTGATGCCGCAATAATTGCCGAGCCCTCGGGTAGCTCAAGGTACTACATTGGTGAGAAGGGTCTTTGTCAGGTTAAGCTTGTTACCAGGGGTAGGTCTGCTCATGGTAGTTTACCAGTACTTGGTGAGAATGCAATAATGAAGTTAATTAGGGCAATTAGTAAGGCTGAGGAGTTAATTAGTGAATTTAACAGTGGGATTAAAATACCGAGCGAGTTGGTGAATGCAATAAAGAATTCGGCTGAGGTTTACCTAGAGGCTGCAAAGGCATCTGGGCTTAACCTAACGCTTAGTGATTTTGAGAGGGTTGTTGGTACCGTGTCCTTTAACCCAGGCGTTATTAATGGCGGTTCTAAGATAAACATGGTCCCTGACTACGCAGAGCTTGAGCTTGATATGAGGATCCCACCTGGAGTATCACCAAACCAGGTAATTAATCACCTAAGGAGTGGGTTAAGCAGTATTGCTGATATCGAGATTCTGGACACAAGCGAGCCGAATTACACAAGCCCTGGCGAAACTATTGCTAGGCTTGTTCATGAAGGTATTGAGAAGGTGCTCGGTGCACCACCAAAGCCGGTGATAGTGACGGGAGCCACTGATGGTAGGTACCTAAGGGCTAGGGGAGTACCAACGGTTGTTTACGGTCCTGGTGAGCTAGCCCTCGCCCATGCGTATAATGAGTATGTCACTGTGGATGACTTATTGAAGACACACGACGTAATGACCTATGCAGTGAAGAGGTTTTTTGGCGTATAG
- the alaXM gene encoding alanyl-tRNA editing protein AlaXM has product MPTKFLYWWDSYKREFDATVVRIDGNRVWLDQTLFHPRSGGVANDTGKLIWQGEEYVIKEVIKESEDAVHILDREPRFRVGDSVHGIIDWDRRYRLMRLHTATHIIAALAYKDYNALVTGGDITPEYARDDYNLTLSGDALRKAFQDLIAEANEVVKRGIPVKIYFLKKEEALKIPGIVKLAEREPPPGEEWRIVEIEGIDIQADGGPHVANTREIGEIVFLKSESRGKDKKRVYYTVKP; this is encoded by the coding sequence ATGCCGACGAAATTCCTCTACTGGTGGGATTCATACAAGAGGGAGTTTGATGCCACCGTGGTTAGGATTGATGGCAATAGGGTTTGGCTTGATCAAACGCTCTTCCACCCAAGGAGTGGTGGTGTGGCTAATGATACTGGTAAGTTGATTTGGCAGGGTGAGGAGTACGTGATTAAGGAGGTGATTAAGGAGAGTGAGGATGCAGTGCATATTCTTGATAGGGAGCCTAGGTTTAGGGTTGGTGATTCTGTTCACGGCATAATCGATTGGGATAGAAGATATAGGTTGATGAGGCTTCACACGGCCACACACATCATCGCAGCCCTCGCCTATAAGGATTATAACGCACTGGTCACTGGTGGCGATATAACGCCAGAGTATGCCAGGGATGATTATAACCTAACCCTAAGTGGCGATGCACTTAGGAAGGCATTCCAGGACTTAATAGCAGAGGCCAATGAGGTGGTTAAGAGGGGTATTCCTGTAAAAATATACTTCCTAAAGAAGGAGGAGGCGCTGAAGATACCTGGCATTGTTAAGCTTGCCGAGAGGGAGCCACCGCCTGGTGAGGAATGGAGGATTGTGGAGATTGAGGGTATTGACATTCAGGCTGATGGTGGACCGCACGTGGCTAACACGAGGGAGATTGGGGAGATTGTGTTCCTCAAGTCCGAGAGCAGGGGTAAGGATAAGAAGAGGGTTTATTACACGGTAAAACCCTAA
- a CDS encoding ABC transporter ATP-binding protein produces the protein MYFKERLCLPTVSFIEARDVWKYYGDYPALRGINLEINEGEFRCIIGPSGSGKTTLLSLIGGLDGVSRGYLRVGPYELHRLSNTELDRYRNEFVGFVFQLFYLIPRMTVLENVELPLIAKGIGSIERRKLALEALEMVGLRDKARKRPSELSGGEQQRVAIARAIVAKPRLLLADEPTGNLDSKTAAVIMDIFRKLNRELGMTIIMVTHNLELIGNCHRVSRISDGVITRTYDVPQVRENLDILIRELMTA, from the coding sequence ATGTATTTTAAAGAGAGACTGTGCTTACCCACCGTGTCATTCATAGAGGCTAGAGACGTGTGGAAGTACTACGGTGATTACCCTGCGCTTCGAGGAATAAATCTAGAGATAAATGAGGGTGAGTTTAGATGCATCATTGGACCTAGTGGTAGTGGCAAGACAACCCTCCTAAGCCTAATAGGCGGTTTGGACGGGGTTAGCAGGGGCTACCTGAGGGTTGGTCCTTATGAGCTGCATAGGCTCAGCAATACGGAACTTGATAGGTATAGGAATGAGTTCGTGGGTTTTGTATTCCAATTATTCTATTTAATACCCAGGATGACCGTGCTTGAGAACGTGGAACTACCGCTAATAGCTAAGGGTATTGGTTCAATCGAGAGGAGGAAGCTAGCTCTCGAAGCCCTTGAGATGGTTGGACTTAGGGATAAGGCCAGAAAGAGACCAAGTGAGCTTAGTGGTGGTGAGCAGCAGAGGGTCGCTATTGCGAGGGCTATTGTGGCTAAACCAAGGCTTTTGTTAGCTGATGAACCCACGGGTAACCTGGATAGTAAGACTGCGGCTGTGATAATGGACATATTCAGGAAGTTGAATAGGGAGCTTGGCATGACAATAATAATGGTAACACACAACCTTGAATTAATAGGTAATTGCCACAGAGTCTCTAGGATAAGTGATGGGGTAATAACGAGGACGTACGACGTGCCCCAAGTCCGTGAAAACCTTGACATATTAATTAGGGAGTTAATGACGGCGTGA
- a CDS encoding COG1361 S-layer family protein gives MSKMITNRYTLVIMTILLALLVLIPLAYAQQYSNTAPPFSIVSISSVPSPTITGVSKVSITLIYTGGYYLYNTEFSLTPCSGTVVSQNPAFIGWLNPGQQVTVTYLINSTLPINCQSTLAISWGAEYETSAKAQVTTYIQVAGSGSMNINFPLVIYGSPIITAYTKTQYLVSNLVNPVELVVSNNGSGSIYNLQVNIGISGATLAAGYSSIVIGTLNPGSNYTMTLYVLPISSGPVTINVGYTGLDQSGNTVSGSISISMSVIAVSSSQVIVYPVNSSLSIGSGELVIGIRNVNPVPIYNVTLVLTSIQGLSLAGNTTYDIAEIPPGATYYVYVPIAVPISSSSASITYSLTYQYTGGYPGSVQGTMAVSVLNEPSILVTGYQVAPTPLMISETGSVSLNFVNTGPVPAYNLNITAIPGPGIELISQSSTYMGTLNSQQLSAVAFSFTVTKTMNTTITFQIQYTNQFGQQHTQYYTVPITVIRNATLFTQSASQLSSQSTYYRYHRANYFTYIIIALAVVAAVVIIAAVLILRRRHGGKS, from the coding sequence ATGTCGAAAATGATAACTAACAGGTACACACTGGTGATAATGACTATATTACTAGCACTGCTGGTTTTAATACCCTTGGCGTACGCACAGCAGTACTCAAACACCGCACCGCCCTTTTCAATAGTCAGTATATCCTCAGTACCATCACCGACTATTACTGGCGTCTCCAAGGTCTCAATAACACTAATATATACGGGAGGCTACTACCTATATAACACCGAGTTCTCCCTAACGCCCTGTAGCGGCACTGTGGTTTCCCAGAACCCAGCCTTCATTGGTTGGTTAAATCCTGGACAGCAAGTCACTGTTACCTACCTGATTAACTCAACACTACCCATTAATTGCCAATCCACGCTTGCCATAAGTTGGGGCGCTGAGTATGAGACCTCGGCGAAGGCGCAGGTAACCACCTACATACAAGTGGCTGGCTCGGGTTCAATGAACATAAACTTCCCACTGGTTATTTACGGCTCACCAATAATCACAGCGTACACGAAAACCCAATACTTGGTTAGTAACCTTGTTAATCCAGTGGAGCTTGTAGTGAGTAATAATGGCAGTGGCTCCATTTATAATTTGCAGGTTAACATAGGCATTAGTGGAGCTACTTTAGCCGCTGGTTACAGTAGTATTGTAATTGGGACCCTAAACCCAGGTAGTAACTACACCATGACCCTATACGTATTACCGATCAGCAGCGGCCCCGTGACAATCAATGTTGGTTACACAGGCCTTGATCAAAGCGGTAATACGGTAAGTGGCAGTATCTCAATAAGCATGAGCGTGATTGCAGTGTCCTCAAGCCAGGTGATTGTTTATCCAGTCAACTCCTCACTGAGTATTGGCTCTGGTGAACTGGTTATTGGCATTAGGAATGTTAATCCAGTGCCCATTTACAACGTAACCCTAGTGCTCACGTCAATCCAGGGATTAAGCCTAGCTGGTAATACAACCTATGACATTGCAGAGATACCACCTGGAGCGACCTACTATGTTTATGTGCCTATTGCAGTGCCCATATCATCATCCTCAGCATCCATAACATACTCACTAACCTATCAATACACTGGCGGCTACCCAGGCAGTGTTCAAGGCACCATGGCTGTATCCGTACTAAATGAACCATCAATACTAGTCACCGGTTACCAGGTCGCACCAACACCATTAATGATCAGTGAGACTGGTTCCGTGTCCCTAAACTTCGTTAATACAGGGCCGGTACCCGCCTACAACCTAAACATAACCGCAATACCAGGACCAGGAATTGAATTAATTAGTCAATCAAGCACCTACATGGGCACACTGAATTCCCAGCAGTTAAGTGCCGTGGCCTTCAGCTTCACTGTTACGAAGACAATGAACACCACAATAACCTTCCAAATACAATACACCAATCAATTCGGACAGCAACATACTCAGTACTACACAGTGCCAATAACCGTGATTAGGAACGCAACACTATTCACACAATCAGCATCTCAACTCAGCTCACAGAGCACTTACTACAGGTATCACAGGGCTAATTACTTCACATACATAATAATTGCATTAGCCGTAGTGGCTGCGGTCGTGATAATTGCTGCGGTTCTGATCCTACGTAGGAGGCACGGTGGCAAGTCATGA
- a CDS encoding ABC transporter permease: protein MRITDYFKLAWSAAWERRGRTIGAIVGIVIAIVALGLAIGMGQGYKTLTTSFFERIFGTNTVFLFPGQNSELTITSVYEVMNIPHVTNAIPILSTVARVDINGHEVTATIIGATEQEIMQLYGVTSLNNAIMAGTPILTPGLAFVGYDVAFTSTGQQIAYPGQVMVITAPGGSELTYTIGAVMQQSGIGVIGLNPNNAIFIDENTFLSQFDPSGIVSGIIVYVDSPNNINYVTNELKALFPMDQVLNLSTLLSSINQFFTVLELFLAFIAGISFVIIGIWMFDTMMINVIQRTREFGIMRAVGFSGRSIPLLLIIEAAIIAIIGSVIGIALLMTIVSAFPSPSSFMGPAFGGGPGRATTRAATAATSSSIVLPIMLTPLDFAAIFILPIAINIIAALVPAIRAMRIPPAQTLRYE, encoded by the coding sequence ATGAGGATTACCGACTACTTCAAACTTGCATGGAGCGCCGCCTGGGAGCGTAGGGGTAGGACAATAGGCGCCATTGTCGGCATAGTAATAGCCATAGTGGCCCTTGGCCTTGCCATAGGCATGGGACAGGGCTATAAGACACTGACTACGAGCTTCTTCGAGAGGATCTTCGGCACAAACACTGTGTTCCTATTCCCAGGGCAGAACTCGGAATTAACGATTACCAGCGTTTATGAGGTTATGAATATACCTCACGTGACCAATGCAATACCCATATTATCCACGGTTGCTAGGGTGGATATTAATGGCCATGAGGTCACAGCCACAATAATAGGGGCCACGGAACAGGAGATAATGCAACTCTATGGAGTTACCTCACTGAACAATGCAATAATGGCTGGCACACCAATACTCACGCCTGGGCTTGCCTTTGTCGGATATGACGTGGCCTTCACAAGCACTGGACAGCAGATTGCATACCCTGGGCAGGTAATGGTGATAACCGCACCAGGTGGTTCTGAGCTCACATACACAATAGGCGCCGTAATGCAACAAAGCGGTATTGGAGTCATTGGCCTGAATCCAAACAATGCCATATTCATTGATGAGAATACCTTCCTATCACAATTCGATCCCTCGGGCATTGTCAGTGGCATAATAGTCTATGTTGACTCACCAAACAATATTAATTACGTCACAAATGAGTTAAAGGCTCTCTTCCCAATGGACCAGGTACTAAACCTATCAACATTACTATCAAGCATTAACCAATTCTTCACCGTGCTCGAGCTCTTCCTGGCCTTCATAGCCGGCATAAGTTTCGTAATAATCGGCATTTGGATGTTTGACACGATGATGATAAATGTGATTCAAAGGACTAGGGAGTTCGGCATAATGAGAGCAGTGGGCTTCAGCGGAAGGTCAATACCACTACTCCTAATTATTGAGGCCGCGATAATAGCCATAATAGGGTCAGTAATCGGCATCGCATTGCTAATGACCATTGTTAGTGCCTTCCCAAGTCCATCATCATTCATGGGACCGGCCTTCGGTGGAGGTCCTGGCAGGGCAACCACCAGGGCAGCCACAGCCGCCACCTCCTCATCTATAGTGCTACCCATAATGCTTACGCCGCTGGATTTCGCGGCAATATTCATACTGCCCATAGCCATAAACATAATCGCAGCCCTAGTACCAGCAATAAGGGCCATGAGAATACCGCCAGCCCAGACCCTGCGTTATGAGTGA